A region from the Pseudomonas sp. KU26590 genome encodes:
- a CDS encoding diguanylate cyclase has translation MTDEAQRWKEKYLKGIEQQDKLERRWNARLDLLRRGLVRSSLAAEGADKAVDECMKEMREIVRKDDMDAGLAALIPRLEKAVLDSEQRREQRVEQMGTALTSLVAQLQALPLPKDVSKPLKRFAKSLEDRITQARELPLILSELSGLQGQALSQIEHPDEASRPGFLQRLFGSHREVGGEGEEPAEFPRAAPEPVRSTPPASDDASQSSVVVSQAAPENTALEAELRSAVITVTQPVTKEPEPSIPEPHPEVAVEPVTPEPEPDRAATTDEEPEASPQTADLPQPSADEAPYDEAAERVAEEPSPDPEEPEDPVEASVVADDSEIVAEDEEPDDTAAAAAEEDGPYALPSSPEPSYSSVAAHIEETLLGLLDELTLPEHHRPQAEAMRARLEHGLNWYELLPILDDLAVLMLAITDSGQHEFEAYLKQLNERLESFQSGLLAASEDHADQQSASRQLDHQLREHVDDLQTSVQQAADLDSLKHVLESRLEGLIGTMDHHQQQRDQREQEVATRLQALSSRVATMEQEALGFRVHLEEQRQKALIDTLTGLPNRAAWNERLEHEIDQLQRKRSSLLLGILDLDHFKRINDGYGHLAGDKVLKIIAGQLRKRLRASDFIARFGGEEFVILLPTTPMDEGLALLERLREGIEQCPFHFKGERVTVTVSMGITLFTPGERSDVVLKRADEALYRAKHEGRNRIEQG, from the coding sequence ATGACCGACGAAGCGCAGCGCTGGAAAGAAAAGTACCTCAAGGGCATCGAGCAGCAAGACAAACTGGAGCGGCGCTGGAATGCGCGGCTCGACTTGCTGCGTCGAGGCCTTGTGCGCAGCAGCCTGGCGGCCGAAGGTGCCGACAAGGCCGTAGATGAGTGCATGAAGGAAATGCGCGAGATCGTTCGCAAGGACGACATGGACGCAGGCCTGGCCGCCTTGATTCCGCGCCTCGAAAAGGCGGTGCTGGACTCCGAACAGCGTCGCGAGCAGCGCGTCGAGCAAATGGGCACGGCGTTGACGTCATTGGTCGCGCAGTTGCAGGCGTTGCCGTTGCCGAAGGACGTCAGCAAGCCGCTCAAGCGATTTGCCAAAAGTCTGGAAGATCGCATCACCCAAGCCCGTGAGCTGCCGCTGATATTGAGTGAGTTGAGCGGTCTCCAGGGACAAGCGCTGTCACAGATCGAACACCCGGATGAGGCGTCCCGTCCGGGTTTTCTGCAGCGATTGTTCGGCAGTCACCGTGAGGTTGGCGGCGAGGGTGAGGAGCCGGCTGAGTTTCCACGCGCGGCCCCCGAACCCGTCAGATCCACGCCGCCAGCCTCTGACGATGCGTCGCAGTCATCGGTCGTGGTGTCGCAAGCTGCTCCAGAAAATACGGCACTTGAGGCTGAGCTGCGCAGCGCTGTCATCACGGTTACTCAGCCAGTTACCAAAGAGCCGGAGCCCTCCATCCCGGAGCCTCACCCGGAAGTGGCAGTCGAGCCGGTCACACCCGAGCCCGAGCCCGATCGGGCTGCCACGACTGACGAAGAGCCCGAGGCATCGCCCCAAACCGCTGACCTCCCGCAGCCCTCCGCCGATGAGGCCCCATACGACGAAGCAGCCGAGCGGGTAGCTGAAGAGCCCTCCCCGGATCCGGAAGAGCCCGAAGACCCCGTCGAGGCCAGCGTTGTTGCCGACGATAGCGAAATCGTCGCTGAAGACGAAGAGCCAGACGATACCGCCGCCGCCGCCGCCGAAGAAGACGGCCCCTACGCGCTGCCCTCCTCGCCCGAGCCGAGTTACAGCTCCGTCGCTGCCCACATCGAAGAAACGCTGCTGGGCCTGCTCGACGAACTGACGCTGCCAGAACACCATCGTCCACAAGCCGAAGCCATGCGTGCCCGGCTTGAACATGGGCTTAACTGGTACGAATTGCTGCCGATCCTCGACGATCTTGCTGTGCTGATGCTCGCCATCACCGACAGCGGCCAGCATGAATTCGAGGCCTACCTCAAACAGCTCAACGAGCGCCTGGAGTCGTTTCAGAGCGGCTTGCTGGCTGCCAGCGAAGACCATGCCGATCAGCAATCGGCGTCGCGGCAGCTGGACCATCAATTGCGCGAGCACGTCGATGACCTGCAAACCAGCGTTCAGCAAGCGGCCGATCTGGACAGCTTGAAGCACGTGCTGGAGAGCCGCCTCGAAGGCCTGATTGGCACCATGGATCATCATCAGCAGCAACGCGATCAGCGCGAGCAGGAAGTCGCCACCCGCCTGCAAGCACTCTCCAGCCGCGTGGCCACGATGGAGCAGGAAGCGCTGGGTTTCCGGGTTCACCTGGAAGAGCAACGGCAGAAGGCGCTTATCGACACGCTGACAGGCTTGCCGAACCGCGCGGCGTGGAACGAACGACTGGAGCATGAGATCGACCAGTTGCAGAGGAAACGCTCAAGCCTGCTGCTCGGCATTCTCGACCTGGACCACTTCAAGCGCATCAACGACGGTTACGGCCATCTGGCAGGCGACAAGGTCTTGAAGATCATCGCCGGTCAGTTGAGAAAGCGGTTGCGGGCTTCGGACTTCATTGCGCGTTTTGGCGGGGAAGAATTCGTGATCCTCCTGCCAACCACGCCGATGGATGAAGGGTTGGCGCTGTTGGAGCGTCTGCGCGAGGGCATCGAACAGTGCCCGTTTCACTTCAAGGGCGAGCGGGTGACGGTCACGGTGTCCATGGGCATCACGTTGTTCACTCCGGGTGAGCGCAGCGATGTTGTACTCAAACGTGCGGATGAGGCGCTATACCGCGCCAAGCATGAGGGGCGCAACCGGATCGAGCAGGGCTGA
- a CDS encoding N-acetylmuramoyl-L-alanine amidase: MKSIYALILLLLLTACSSGPKIDTSHPSVNFDSRVQFVVVHYTSASLERSLALLTHGEVSAHYLIGDGPATTYKLVDESQRAWHAGESEWDGRTWLNSSSIGIEIVNPGYRDTPTGRLWYPYSEAQIQALIVLLKDIVKRNHIEPRHVIGHSDIAPLRKLDPGPLFPWKRLAQEGLGIWPDEQQVAQRQTQLMGVVPNIVWFQQQLALLGYPTPQTGELDIATRHTLAAFQMHYRPQKFDGEPDLQSAAMLQVLNFRH, encoded by the coding sequence ATGAAGTCTATTTACGCCCTAATTCTGCTGTTGCTGCTGACCGCTTGCAGCAGCGGTCCGAAAATCGACACCAGCCACCCTTCCGTCAATTTCGACAGCCGCGTGCAGTTTGTGGTGGTTCATTACACTTCTGCCTCCCTTGAGCGTTCGTTGGCATTGCTGACCCACGGTGAGGTCAGCGCGCATTACCTGATCGGCGACGGTCCAGCCACCACCTACAAGTTGGTCGACGAATCCCAGCGCGCGTGGCATGCCGGTGAAAGCGAATGGGACGGGCGCACCTGGCTCAACTCAAGCAGCATTGGCATCGAGATAGTCAATCCGGGCTACCGCGACACGCCTACCGGCCGGCTCTGGTATCCCTACAGCGAGGCGCAGATTCAAGCGCTGATCGTGCTGCTTAAAGACATCGTCAAACGCAATCACATCGAACCGCGCCATGTCATTGGCCACAGTGACATTGCACCCCTGCGCAAGCTCGATCCGGGGCCGTTGTTCCCGTGGAAGCGGCTCGCCCAGGAAGGGTTGGGAATCTGGCCGGATGAGCAGCAGGTCGCACAGCGTCAGACTCAGCTGATGGGCGTCGTGCCGAATATCGTGTGGTTCCAGCAGCAATTGGCGCTGCTGGGTTACCCGACGCCGCAGACCGGAGAGCTGGACATCGCAACACGTCACACCCTGGCGGCCTTCCAGATGCATTACCGACCACAAAAATTTGACGGTGAACCGGATCTACAAAGTGCGGCTATGCTGCAAGTACTTAACTTCAGGCACTAA
- a CDS encoding EAL domain-containing protein encodes MFTATPRLRSFLYRPWLLALLAALLSAAVLLAGSFGLAMHQARQEERAQMNAQGERFLVRLEQLFGQLRAGLDQLEAQPSRGCSPEMIEQLRQVNSRYRFIYEVAYVSESQFCSSWTRQSLIGKPRPPDIRGPTYDYWLNTSTQPDDNLASLMLGRGEFRVSTSRGHLTDVVDLPAGGSLVVVLDRGSKAVPVLGPPQTWPPTPDWSPTSTETLMTTQDKLVYRMPTQSPEYQLVLITPRSALQQKVTGAWWLLVPASLLISLFIGILVLQLVRQRQSLGGELHGALRRGELKVLYQPIFDLNTRLCVGAEALVRWRRPDGTLTSPDLFIPLAENTGQIRQITDFVLQQLLEQLGHLLRANPHLYVSVNLAACDVMAPRIGRVTAKLLALHRVAPRQIAFEVTERGLVDVVVARNHLQALRDRGHQVLIDDFGTGYCSLAYLQTLPVDCLKIDKAFIDALGHDAASSGVAPHIIRMAHALQLRVIAEGIEFESQATLLKSEGVIYGQGWLFARPLSATKFSELVTGGRRSGGRRADDVA; translated from the coding sequence ATGTTCACGGCGACGCCGCGACTGCGCTCTTTCCTTTACCGTCCCTGGCTTCTGGCATTACTGGCCGCGCTGTTAAGCGCGGCGGTCTTGCTGGCGGGCAGCTTCGGGCTGGCGATGCATCAGGCCCGGCAGGAAGAACGTGCGCAAATGAATGCACAGGGCGAGCGCTTTCTGGTGCGGCTGGAGCAATTGTTCGGCCAGTTGAGGGCCGGGCTCGATCAGCTTGAAGCGCAGCCGTCCCGCGGCTGCAGCCCCGAGATGATCGAGCAACTGCGTCAGGTGAACTCGCGCTACCGCTTTATCTACGAAGTGGCGTACGTCAGCGAAAGCCAGTTCTGCTCCAGCTGGACGCGTCAAAGCCTGATCGGCAAGCCCAGGCCGCCGGACATTCGCGGCCCCACCTACGATTACTGGCTCAACACCTCCACCCAGCCCGACGATAACCTGGCTTCACTGATGCTCGGGCGCGGGGAGTTTCGTGTTTCTACCTCCCGCGGTCACCTGACGGATGTCGTCGACCTGCCGGCGGGCGGCAGTCTGGTGGTGGTGCTCGATCGCGGGTCCAAAGCAGTTCCGGTGCTAGGCCCGCCTCAGACATGGCCGCCCACCCCCGACTGGTCGCCGACCTCAACCGAAACGCTGATGACCACCCAGGACAAACTCGTCTACCGGATGCCGACCCAGAGCCCGGAATATCAACTGGTCCTGATTACGCCGCGCAGTGCCTTGCAACAGAAGGTCACCGGGGCGTGGTGGCTGCTGGTCCCGGCCAGCCTGTTGATTTCGTTGTTCATTGGCATTCTTGTGCTGCAACTGGTCCGTCAGCGTCAGTCGCTGGGCGGCGAGCTGCACGGGGCGCTACGGCGGGGCGAGTTGAAGGTTTTGTATCAGCCGATTTTTGACCTCAACACGCGGCTGTGCGTGGGCGCTGAGGCCCTGGTGCGCTGGCGACGACCGGACGGCACGCTGACCAGCCCTGACCTCTTTATCCCGCTCGCGGAGAACACCGGGCAGATCCGACAGATCACCGACTTCGTGCTTCAGCAGCTGCTTGAGCAACTGGGGCATTTGTTGCGCGCCAATCCGCACCTGTACGTGTCGGTCAATCTGGCCGCTTGCGATGTCATGGCCCCGCGCATTGGTCGAGTGACGGCAAAGCTGCTGGCGTTGCACCGAGTGGCGCCTCGGCAGATTGCATTCGAGGTCACCGAGCGCGGCCTGGTCGATGTCGTGGTCGCGCGCAATCATCTTCAAGCGCTGCGCGATCGGGGGCATCAGGTGTTGATCGATGACTTTGGCACCGGTTATTGCAGCCTGGCTTACCTGCAGACGTTGCCCGTGGACTGTCTGAAAATCGACAAGGCCTTTATTGACGCCCTCGGTCACGATGCGGCGAGCAGTGGTGTGGCGCCGCACATCATTCGCATGGCCCATGCGCTGCAGTTGCGGGTGATCGCTGAAGGCATCGAGTTTGAATCGCAGGCAACGCTGCTGAAAAGCGAAGGGGTGATTTACGGCCAGGGCTGGCTCTTCGCCCGGCCCCTGAGCGCGACCAAGTTCAGTGAGCTGGTGACCGGCGGCAGACGCAGCGGCGGGCGGCGTGCGGATGATGTGGCGTAG
- a CDS encoding sensor histidine kinase, translating to MVLLETQEPLPRVQADKAQLDRVLDNLLDNALRHTPKSGVIRLQARRHGERLIISVEDNGEGIAYGQQARIFEPFVQVGRKKGGAGLGLALCKEIVQLHGGRMGVYSRPGQSTQFYMALPL from the coding sequence ATGGTGCTGCTGGAAACCCAGGAGCCACTGCCACGGGTACAGGCGGACAAGGCGCAGCTGGACCGAGTGCTCGACAACCTGCTCGATAACGCCCTGCGCCATACCCCGAAATCAGGTGTGATCCGCTTGCAGGCGCGGCGTCATGGCGAGCGCTTGATCATCAGCGTGGAAGACAACGGCGAGGGCATTGCTTACGGCCAGCAGGCGCGGATCTTCGAGCCGTTCGTGCAAGTTGGACGCAAGAAAGGCGGCGCAGGCCTGGGGCTGGCCTTGTGCAAGGAGATCGTTCAACTGCACGGCGGGCGAATGGGCGTCTATTCACGACCGGGGCAGAGCACACAGTTTTATATGGCACTGCCACTGTAG
- the algB gene encoding sigma-54-dependent response regulator transcription factor AlgB has translation MEAAAENQGRILLVDDESAILRTFRYCLEDEGYNVATANSAAQAEALLQRQVFDVCFLDLRLGEDNGLDVLAQMRVQAPWMRVVIVTAHSAVDTAVDAIQAGAADYLVKPCSPDQLRLATAKQLEVRQLSARLEALEGEVRKPKDGLDSHSPSMMAILETARQVANTDANILILGESGTGKGELARAIHGWSKRAKKACVTINCPSLTAELMESELFGHSRGAFTGASESTLGRVNQADGGTLFLDEIGDFPLTLQPKLLRFIQDKEYERVGDPVTRRADVRILAATNLNLEDMVREGRFREDLLYRLNVITLNLPPLRERSEDILTLADRFLARFVKEYSRPARGFSEQARSALLNYRWPGNIRELRNVIERASIICPQEKVEITHLGMAEQPVNNAPRVGAALSLDELEKAHIGAVLATSDTLDQAARTLGIDASTLYRKRKQYNL, from the coding sequence ATGGAAGCAGCCGCTGAGAATCAGGGCCGTATTCTGCTCGTGGATGATGAATCCGCCATCCTTCGCACCTTCCGTTATTGCCTGGAAGATGAGGGCTACAACGTAGCCACCGCCAACAGTGCGGCGCAGGCAGAGGCGCTGTTACAGCGTCAGGTATTCGACGTGTGTTTCCTCGACCTGCGTCTGGGTGAGGACAACGGGCTGGATGTTCTGGCGCAAATGCGCGTGCAGGCGCCCTGGATGCGCGTGGTGATTGTCACCGCGCATTCGGCCGTCGACACTGCCGTGGACGCGATCCAGGCCGGCGCTGCCGATTACCTGGTCAAGCCCTGCAGCCCGGATCAACTGCGCCTCGCCACCGCCAAGCAGCTCGAAGTCCGCCAGTTGTCCGCGCGACTCGAAGCCCTGGAAGGCGAAGTTCGCAAACCAAAGGACGGCCTCGATTCCCACAGCCCGTCGATGATGGCGATCCTCGAAACCGCCCGGCAGGTCGCCAACACCGACGCCAACATCCTTATCCTCGGTGAATCCGGTACGGGTAAGGGTGAATTGGCGCGGGCGATTCATGGCTGGAGCAAGCGCGCCAAGAAGGCCTGCGTGACCATCAACTGTCCGTCGCTCACTGCCGAGTTGATGGAAAGCGAACTGTTCGGCCATAGCCGTGGCGCCTTCACCGGTGCCAGCGAAAGCACGCTCGGTCGGGTGAATCAGGCAGACGGCGGTACCTTGTTCCTCGATGAAATCGGCGACTTCCCGCTCACGCTTCAGCCAAAACTGCTGCGCTTCATTCAGGACAAGGAATACGAGCGCGTCGGTGACCCGGTCACCCGTCGCGCCGACGTGCGCATTCTGGCGGCGACTAATCTGAACCTCGAAGACATGGTCCGCGAAGGGCGTTTTCGCGAGGACCTGCTGTATCGCCTGAACGTGATCACCCTGAACCTGCCCCCTCTGCGCGAGCGAAGCGAAGACATCCTTACGCTGGCGGACCGCTTCCTTGCACGCTTCGTCAAGGAATACAGCCGCCCGGCGCGGGGCTTCAGCGAACAGGCGCGCAGTGCGCTGCTCAACTACCGGTGGCCCGGCAACATTCGCGAGCTGCGAAATGTGATTGAGCGGGCGAGCATTATCTGCCCGCAGGAAAAAGTCGAAATCACGCATCTGGGCATGGCCGAACAACCGGTCAACAATGCCCCGCGCGTGGGCGCAGCGTTGAGCCTGGATGAGCTGGAGAAAGCTCACATCGGCGCGGTGCTGGCCACCAGCGATACGCTGGATCAGGCCGCACGCACGTTGGGCATCGACGCCTCGACGCTGTACCGAAAACGCAAGCAGTACAACCTGTGA
- a CDS encoding BON domain-containing protein produces MPPLKKIALAITTASLLGLTPVIAHAAAADLQTQLAEARQEGSIWTAFALNRHLSPFKISVDVEQGTAILKGKVENQVDKDLAAQIAGDIQGINKVDNQLEIDPQVAADPSTKAAMAQRFDDATLTATIKSKLLWNSVTEALNIDVNAAQGVVTLKGQAKDADAKQLAGSLATNTDGVTEVNNLISVSARDTQAIKEQNELQADAVREEFSDVWITSKVKSSLIYSRTLDGLNIKVQTKDGVVTLDGVVANYAEKELAVEIARNIRGVKGVDADTLRVTARSAG; encoded by the coding sequence ATGCCCCCGTTGAAGAAGATCGCCCTGGCCATCACCACTGCCAGCCTGCTCGGACTGACGCCCGTCATCGCCCACGCCGCAGCCGCCGATCTGCAGACCCAGCTGGCCGAAGCGCGCCAGGAGGGTTCGATCTGGACCGCCTTTGCCCTGAACCGGCATTTGAGCCCGTTCAAGATCAGCGTGGACGTGGAGCAAGGCACTGCGATCCTCAAGGGCAAGGTCGAGAACCAGGTCGACAAGGATCTGGCGGCGCAGATAGCCGGCGACATTCAGGGGATCAACAAGGTCGATAACCAGCTTGAGATCGATCCGCAGGTCGCCGCCGATCCGAGCACCAAAGCCGCCATGGCCCAGCGTTTTGACGACGCTACGCTGACGGCAACCATCAAGTCCAAGTTGCTGTGGAACAGCGTGACTGAGGCGTTGAACATCGATGTCAACGCTGCTCAGGGTGTTGTCACCCTCAAGGGCCAGGCGAAAGACGCGGATGCCAAGCAGTTGGCCGGAAGCCTGGCCACCAACACGGACGGCGTGACGGAGGTGAACAACCTCATCAGCGTTAGTGCGCGAGACACACAGGCAATCAAAGAGCAGAACGAACTCCAGGCCGATGCCGTCCGCGAGGAATTCAGTGATGTGTGGATCACCAGTAAGGTGAAATCCAGCCTTATATATAGCCGTACGCTCGACGGTTTGAACATCAAGGTCCAGACCAAAGACGGTGTGGTGACGCTGGACGGTGTGGTGGCCAACTATGCCGAGAAAGAATTAGCGGTCGAGATCGCGCGCAATATTCGGGGGGTCAAAGGCGTCGATGCCGACACCTTGCGCGTTACAGCGCGCAGCGCAGGCTAG
- a CDS encoding DUF1328 domain-containing protein translates to MLSWAITFLIIAIVAAVLGFGGIAGTATGIAKILFVVFLVMFVVSFFFGRRGRG, encoded by the coding sequence ATGTTGAGCTGGGCAATCACATTTCTGATCATCGCTATCGTTGCAGCCGTCCTTGGTTTTGGTGGTATCGCAGGTACTGCTACCGGCATCGCCAAGATCCTGTTCGTGGTCTTCCTGGTCATGTTCGTGGTGTCGTTCTTCTTTGGCCGTCGCGGCCGAGGCTGA